The genomic region CCTCTCTGAAGGAGTCCCAGAGGAAAATGTTGAAATGCGAGTGAGGCATTCCCGAATCCAATTTCTTCATCGTCAAGAGGAAGCTCGAGCTCGTTTCAGGGACAATGCAAGACATGGTTGGAAAGGTTTGGTGGTTTACGTCCAGACAATGGAACTTGAAGATGTAATTCAATAGGCGGGTGTGGAGGAGAGGTTGGTGGATGAGATGAGAAGTAGGAGGTTGATTACGAGACAGCTATCGACGAAATTGGCAAGGCAAGTTGAATTGGGTGGAGTGGTCGACGACGCTGGTGGAGAGGTGGAAAGACTAAATTATCAAGGGGCTAATGCCGAAGGTACAAGGAGGACCAATGGAGATTCAAACACCTTGGCTGGAGGAGTTGTGAAGAAAGAGAGATGAGTTCTCCGAGCGACGGTACTTCTAGGTGCCATTTTTTTGTTTAGATAAAAATttatttgcaaaacttgaaattcatgtttttgttatcaactaTTTGAACAGTTTCGGCCAGAATTTTGATTGGCATGATGTAATTTGTGAACTTTTGTTCTTGAAGCTATGGGTGTGGGGTAGTGTTTGAGCATAACATTGATTTTGGAAATCATGGTTTTAGATGGATGGTTTGGATGGTTTTTTTGTGGGTGGTTTGGGGAAGTGGTTTGATTTTGGAAAATTTTGATAAAGTTGTACTTTtagctttaaataataaaatataaatattatccatcaaaaaattaattaattaattaatccaactAACATAAATAATTAATCATAATTAACCCCCTTCACATTTGAAAAAATCTTGTAATTGCATAAAAATCAaacaaaactttgattttgtaATAAAATCTATCAATCTCCTCTTCTTGATGAGAGGCGACTAACTATAAGaagaatcatcaatcaaataatatACATAGTCAACCAACTAGTGCCTACTCATACCAACCAAAATATTTTGGCTACACTGCtaatttaaaaaaacatattttatccCAAATGATACCATTCATATCATGCCGTAAAAAAGGTGGAAACAAAATGACAGAGTGTCATTGAGTGAACAATTTAAAAGGACATCATAAATAATGTGAAAATGccatcaaaataaatttaaaataaaaactttTTAATTCAACTGAGTAGATTTAAACTCAACATgttaacaaataaaaataaaatataaacataactTAAAGATGGAGATTGGATAGTTAAGAATTTGAATTAAGACTTCCGAATCATCTgccaaacaaaactattttagtgTATGCATTATTTCCTtaaaaaaacaaatcaaatcagACGGAACCAAGACCTGAAATATGTTAACACAGCAACAATTGAGAGAGGAccagttttaaaggcaaatccgaAATCGCTCTTGTACTTTTCATTCGCTTTGCACAGTCTGCACTACAACAAAAGGAGGAATTCCAGAAAAACAGAGAAAATTTTAAGGAAGACAGAGCATTTTCCACATAGGAAACCTAAAGCTTAACTTCAATAGCAACATTTCACGGAGTTCGAGGCCTAATTGAGCCGACTGCCTCAAACCCTAAGCTGTACAGCCTAAATCTACCTTTCAAAAACATTTTGAACGACGTTAATATTTTCACCTTTCACCGGCAAACCCTAAGCCTTCGAATTGTCCATAATGACGCCATTACAAACCCTGAGCCTTCGAATTGTATATAATGAGGACCTTACAAGCCCTAACCCTTCAAGGCTCAGTCCAAAATGACGACAACATAGCCGTTGCAGATTATTGCCTACACGCGGCCTTCCCAGACACAATCAGACATGCCGCCTGCCCTGTCCAGAAGGTCCTTAACATCCTGGGAGGGACTGAGGCCGAGCTGAACAGCCCGCTGCCAGCGCTCCATCCGACTGAGTCCTAAGCACGGCCCGTACCGCATGTCCAAGTCAAACTGCTTCAGTATCTGCTCCACGCAGTCTTCTTCCTCCTCTGCAAACGATAAACAATGCTTAGAAAAACAAATGTGAGAGGTTCCGTGTTCAAATCTCTTCGGTCCAGTTCTGAGATCCCAGGTTTGATTAATCAGAAAACAATGTCCAGAAAAGCAATAACGGAAAGGAAAGGAACCCCATGCAATTGCTAAAAGCGCTTACCATAAACCTCGTCATATGAGTTAAGGGAGTCCGACAGTGCTGCCTCCGCCGAAGTAGCAGAGTCGGTAGAAATAGCGgcattttccttcttcaaacctttaCCATTTTCAACACTACCGCTAAGTTTAGTAGATGAAGAATTCAGCGGCTTCCTATGAGGATACAGGGCTCGCAAATCTGATCTCCTGTTAGCCATTTCAACAAAACTGAAATCACGTAAAGCACGCAGTTAAAATTACAGAAATGATTCTGCCTTCAGCTCTTTATACTGGGAGCTCTCTTTCACGCCGTTTTAACCTCGGGTCAGGAAAATTGTGGCCGTTGGAACCATGGTTAGTTGTGTAACCAAGACTAATTAAAATTTTCTCGAACGTTACTCTATTTGAAATTTGCAAGCGGTTTGCAGCTTCAAAACCTTGCGAGGGGGAAGGCATAACACAAAGAACGGTAATTTGTGAGAAGAAAATAAATGCTCTACCTATATAATTTGATTTTTTTCATGATTAAGTTAATAACAATATCTGAAAGTGCTATTAAATGGTTATAGGTATAAATATTTGTAGATTTTTGGTCATTGGTATAAATATTTGTAGATTTTTAGTGCTATTAAATGGTTATAGGTATAAATATTTGTAGATTTTTGGTCATTGGTATAAATATTTGTAGATTTTTAAGGTATTGTATTTTTTAAAGTCATTCGCGTTGTTCTTAGTTTTTTAAATATTTACAAATGTGAtaatataagaaatttttgatattttttaaacaataaataatttgaaagtattttaatttattaatggtGATTATGATTTTCAaagatatttaatattaatgtaatAAGTGCATTATATTGTAGCTAGTTATGTGAATATATCGTATTATTAATATTTTAACATAATTAAAATTACATGaataaggaaaaaagaaaaaaaatcaagattACAATTGGCATAACTATTGTAAGATATTAAAATTAGTAAAGTGGTATCAAAACATCATGAATGTTTTGGAGACAATTATAAAAATACTTGATGTAtgtctctttatttatttatttttgccaaACTGCTACCACGAAGGTAGCACCCTTTCCATTAAAACGGAAAAAAAGTACACAGACTAGCAAATGGAGAACAACAGGTTCCTAGCGACCTCTATGACCTCTCGAGCTCTTCCCAACTGCTTTGCAAGAAACAAATCTGTGTTTACACCAATCATGTATTCATCTGTTTCCAAGCATTCCTCGTCACAACAATCGTATCAACTTTGTAAGGGTTCTTTATCACCTCCTTGATCTTAAATCATTCACTCCCAGACGAACAAAGGAATTAGTCCTTAAGCTCTCCAAGGCTTTCACAACATGCTCTCTTAGGATAGGAACCACCATTTGGTTAATGGCTTTCTTTGTGATTTTGTGGTCCCCAATGATCCTAGCTACATTGTAGACAAACCTTTCCATATGTATGTCTCTTTATTAAACCACCTtccaaatctaatttatttgacaCTATAATGAAAAGTATTATTTCCTATCaataaagaaggaaatggataAAATCATTCAAAATATAGCTTGCAATTGCCATTTATCCTAAATGAATAATGATTCTATTGaaatgttgttgtttttttttgttttgtttttttctgtATGCAcgtaaaattggctatgagcaattaaaaaaatactttatatttatttaatgattattcttctattaaaaagttaaattgaaaagattaatttatttaattcattcttctattaattaattaaaacattttattaattaattcatttagcctttcttctaatcaattaaatatctaatatttaattattcttctatccactGTCTTATAgtcttcttaattaaataatttcttaaattatttaaatccaccctcatctccacatcacttcctctTTTGCTAACTCattcaatcatgtggctaaagatattaatatttttaatattaatatgcatcattatcttcaacattcatttcattctccaaatattgtgtatgtacacacattcctcgacctccctatattctctctaaccttcctacatctttggaggaagttgagtccacttgtcctcttatccctaaatcttctccaactatcctatattctctcagtcttcatccttagtcaaggtgagatgaatgacacttgtcttctctttccaccttttcctccatcttataggagtaggaggaacatcttccacctttctctctcacatcccaacctcttgctcatagccatccaaattgcaagatttgatcatgaccgttgatctcttccacctaagctcatgcactaaaaaatctataaatagaggtctcctaagccattttaaaAACTAATAGTCTAATAGTCTAATTAGCTAATCTtacagtcattctaggagtctttatcttgcatctatgagtttgagtttgaagcaaataacatttttagagttttgagcataaattattttcatagcatgttagcttaatatcatttgcatatcatagtatcagttaactatcatttcattcttcatatgccatcttggaagttactaatgcttgtctgagagaaaaatcaTAGATGCAACCAAGAacggtggagttaggacacaatgaggtacaaatcatggaaggtataatcttgtttattttgtttatttcatgttacttcattggttgaagctaagtTTCCTATAGCTttcatttatattttatgatggactaataAGTTTTAGGATACTTCTTTGGATTTTAACTTTAGCCtcaacattttggcgcccaccgtggggctcaggcCTTGCACAAACttctaatattttatctttttcttgctAAAATCATGTTTAACACATTTGTAACCTGTTTTCACGCCTGTGTGAAATAGGACAACGCTTTTGTGCAGTAGGTTATCATTTTCGTGCAGTAGGTTAACGCTTTTGTGCAGTAGGATAATGCATTTAGCAATTAGGTTAGCGCTTTGGTTAAAAGAATCACGCACTTACTTCTCAGAGTAGCGTTTCTGTGCAGTAGGTTCACACATTCAtcatttaggttagcacttttgagttATAGAATAGCGCATTCACCATATCAGCGCTTTTGTTCCATTCCaaggcaaaaatttgaattttcatgATATGCTTGTGTGCGGGAAAAACgggtcgatgaaacttaaaatgtgaaaatgcagtctcaaagaggcttgttcacacacccacgggacttcttggtgcaagttatggggtcatgaagaatgactcaacttcccaaggttggtttcatggttctctatctcacaaggtccctcaagccaatgcctttgctctcagatcactgagcaaagtggcttagggatgacgaatgcaagaacgagggatgcttatgattgatttaattatgaaattcatcctatctatgcatggtcctataaatgcaataaactagattataagatgacaagattagtagcaatactatcctaacatgatatactagttagtgatttaagctaatgataaaggaaatagtctaaagtgcttattagattaattcctattacaaagagaagctagatgtattgataaatctgagcataaatgagatactaaaagcttgcatggatcctaaaatggaggaatgagagctctatttatagtgaaaatagggcaatggatggtcaagattgaaggagttaatcaagggtcaggattgaaagttatcaatccatgtttacaatttttacaaatgaaatggtgacaattgtcaacataaaactggttgagaggagatgaaagaagcattaaatgcttgagaagacatgaaggttaccttaggaggtaagggttaaggttaggttagggttatctagtggataaagcttttatccaaggggtaaactcttgtgcaaaggttaaagagataaccatggtcaaagcaatgaatgcttgatgagatccctgggttagatggaggttgagttggtcaaaaagtctctaaccatgcctactaagggttagttaaccattaatggtgttaagactttggggacaaatttgtaagagtccttccaaatttgggggtacgaatggataaaggctttaatgccttttgaagactttactccaaatttgagaagtgacctcctcaaatttagggaaaagggataatggatggctttgggttaattgattaggattagatggattctagaagaaattaggaatagggtttacgatgcaagtgggagatgtaggaaaatgcaagtgggtgagggaaaatagaattaattaaaataaattgctttatttgaatttgtttgcaatttgggaaattgaataaattagatttattcaatttgggataaactattaattaaatgtaaatttaattaaaagtaagaagaagggatttaattaaataaaacgatttatttaattaaatgatgcaaaggtctttagtgaatttaactaaataaattgaataatttatttaattaaatagaagaatgtgggcgatttagttaaattaaatttaactaaatagaggaatgggaataaaatgaacattaaatattcatttaggaatacggtcatttttatacgtctacaatgctAACAAACTTTTTTGcaagtccgaatgtccaagaactgagAATTTAAAAACTATTGACATCTGTGTGTGCAGGGTTATTttgaagcaaatttcatgcatttacacATCTAGTTAATTAGGAGTTATTTTGGAGAGTGACATATCATATCTTGCTCATCTAGTCTAACTGGGAGGATAATCAACAGCATACAACTTGCATTTGAGTGTCTTCTTTAAAGTAGTTACATATAGATTttagaaggcttaaaataaacctttgtCTTTTGTGCCTGTTGAAGTAGTAGGCAAGTATGCTCGCACCCTCATGCAGTGATCAGAAAACCAAACCTACTTcctttatgtataacctttagagggcctatcttcctgaACGCCTTGAGAgggctagtgagaagagaacgacccgaTTGAGTAGGCTAAAACCAAGTTTTCTAATGCACTATAATCAAATCACCTTTAGAGATGAAAATCTTGGGGGACAGAGCATCTTTGAGTTAGCTCATATCGAGCACTTTatagggccttgaggtctcaatcaagcttgtgtgactacatcgtgtttggtactttgttgggctatagccCTCAATCGCGTTTGCGCGACTTCAAAGGGTATCTTCGAACATAAGCCTTTACTAAAACACCATTTGAATTAGCTATCAAAAATCCTTGTA from Cryptomeria japonica chromosome 3, Sugi_1.0, whole genome shotgun sequence harbors:
- the LOC131037309 gene encoding DNA polymerase delta subunit 4, which translates into the protein MANRRSDLRALYPHRKPLNSSSTKLSGSVENGKGLKKENAAISTDSATSAEAALSDSLNSYDEVYEEEEDCVEQILKQFDLDMRYGPCLGLSRMERWQRAVQLGLSPSQDVKDLLDRAGGMSDCVWEGRV